The window TGGAACGAAATGTCTGCATTGATATTCATGACACGGGCTCTGGCATACCGCTGTTCGTGATTGATAAAATTTTTGATCCATTCTTCACAACCAAGGATACAGGTACAGGATTAGGTCTATCAGTGTGCCAACGAATCATTCACGATATGGGGGGGACGATACGTGTATCTTCTAAGGGCTTTGGAACGACGTTTACGATATCGATTCCTTATACTTGATCAACTATTTCATCCCTAGGTGCGTTATAGTATAATGGATTCAGTCATTCCATGCAGGGATTATTGGAGAGGAACACTATGGCACATATTGCTCTGTACCGAACGTGGAGGTCTCAGACGTTTCGTGAAGTTGTCGGTCAGAAACATATCACGCAGACGCTGCAGAATTCTTTGCGAGAAAATCGCCTTACTCATGCTTATTTGTTCAACGGACCTCGAGGAACCGGTAAGACCAGTACGGCCAAAATATTAGCCAAGGCAATCAACTGCTTAAACGGTCCAACGGAAGAGCCGTGCAACGCTTGTTCAGCATGTGAACGAATCACCGAAGGTGCTGTCATGGACGTTGTCGAAATCGATGCTGCCTCCAATCGCGGTGTAGAAGAAATTCGGGATATTCGCGATAAAGTGAAGTATGCCCCTACGGAAGTAAGGCAGAAGGTGTACATCATTGATGAAGTACACATGCTCACGACCGAAGCTTTTAATGCCCTTTTGAAGACGCTTGAGGAGCCTCCGGCGCATGTCATGTTTATTTTGGCAACAACGGAACCGCATAAGATACCGGCAACGATTATTTCCCGCTGTCAACGCTTTGATTTTCGGAGAGTTTCGATGGAAGATCAGGTTCAGCGACTGCAGTATATTTGTGATCAGGAGCAGATCTCGGTTAGCGAGGACGCTCTCCATTATATAGCGAGACTATCGGATGGAGGGATGCGGGATGCGCTCAGTCTGCTGGATCAGGCCGCGTCCTTTGCGACAGGTGAAGTTCAGCTTTCAGACATTTTGTCCATCACCGGTGGTGTAGCTTCCGATCAATTCAAGAAGCTCGTTCTTTACATCAAAGAGAAGAATCTTGGAGCTGCGCTTGAACTCGTCGATACTTTCATGCAGGAAGGCAAGAGCGCTGACAAATGTATTGAAAATTTGATTAATTACTTCCGTGATTTACTCATGGTTCGCATGGTGCCGAATTCACCTGTGATTACAGAACGTGTTTTTGATATGGGTGACCTAAGGGAAGTAGCGAATCACTTCTCACCGAGTGAAATGATGGCTATGATTGAGACGTTGAATCATTACCAAAGCGAAATGAAATACTCTGTACAGCCTCAGACCCTGCTAGAAATATCGATTATGAAAATTAGTGGTGGTCACAGAGGAGCTGAGAGCAGTTCGACTGTCAGTATCGCGGCGGAAGCTGGAGGGCGTTTGCCTCAAGGTGATCTTTTTGCCCAAATGACCCAGAAACTTCAACAACTTGAAGAACAGATAGCTTCACTGGTAAAATCGGGAGTAACGGGTGCAGCGGCCGATTCTAATGCTAGGCAAGCAGCCTCCGCCAAAGTGCCAGTGGCCTCAGCCCCTTCGAAGAAATCTGGCATCAAGCTAGATGGTTACTTGAAAGCCGCGGAGGGTCCAGAAACCAAAGCTGCTCTCATGAAGTGGAGCCAAGTGTTAGGCGATGTCAAAGAAAAGAAGATTACCGTACATGCTTGGTTCGTTAATGGTGATCTGGTATCTATGCTTGATGATGTCGTACTCGTTGCTTTCAAGAATGAGATGCATCGCAATACAACGGAAAAGCCAGAAAACAAAGTCATTATCGAGCAAGTACTTACTTCGGTGCTTGGCAAGCCTATGCGTTTACTTACGATTATGCGTAAAGAATGGGACGATGCTAAGAATGATGCGGCTAGCAGCGCTCCAGAAGTGATGGAGCTAGTCGCTGATGGCGAAGGTAACGGAACTGCTGTCAAAGAAGAATGGATTTCGGAAGCGATCCAATTATTTGGCGAAGAGCTAGTGACAATTAAAGAAGACTAAATATGAAGGAGCTACCTACCATGAATAACATGAACCAAATGATGAAACAAGTAAAGAAAATGCAAGAACAAATGATGAAAGCCCAAGAAGAACTAGGTACGAAAATGATCGAAGGTACTGCAGGCGGCGGTGTCGTTACTGTTATTATTAACGGACACAAAAAAGTGCAGAGCATTGCAATTAAGCCTGAAGCTGTTGATCCTGATGATGTCGAAATGCTGCAAGATCTCGTGCTTACGGCAGTAAATGATGCAATGTCCAAAGCAGAAGAAATTGCTAACAAAGATATGGGCAAATTCACAGGCGGTATGAATATCCCTGGATTGTTCTAAGACAACCGAGTGTAACGATTCTGAATGATGAAGGAGTCTTCCTTTGTATTACCCCGAACCGATAGCCAAGTTAATCGATGCTTTCTCACGTTTGCCTGGGGTAGGTCCCAAAACGGCAGGCCGTCTGGCTTTTCACGTCCTACGCATGAAAGAAGAAGAAGTGATTGACTTCGCGAAGGCGCTCGTCAATGTGAAACGGAACCTTCACTACTGTTCCGTCTGTTGTAACATTACAGACGTTGATCCCTGCCGGATCTGTCAAGATAAGAGCAGGGACAGTTCCATCATTTGTGTCGTACAAGAGCCTAAGGATTTGGTCGCTTTGGAACGCACCAAAGAATTCGAAGGGTATTATCACGTGCTGCATGGTGCGATTTC is drawn from Paenibacillus sp. V4I7 and contains these coding sequences:
- the dnaX gene encoding DNA polymerase III subunit gamma/tau, giving the protein MAHIALYRTWRSQTFREVVGQKHITQTLQNSLRENRLTHAYLFNGPRGTGKTSTAKILAKAINCLNGPTEEPCNACSACERITEGAVMDVVEIDAASNRGVEEIRDIRDKVKYAPTEVRQKVYIIDEVHMLTTEAFNALLKTLEEPPAHVMFILATTEPHKIPATIISRCQRFDFRRVSMEDQVQRLQYICDQEQISVSEDALHYIARLSDGGMRDALSLLDQAASFATGEVQLSDILSITGGVASDQFKKLVLYIKEKNLGAALELVDTFMQEGKSADKCIENLINYFRDLLMVRMVPNSPVITERVFDMGDLREVANHFSPSEMMAMIETLNHYQSEMKYSVQPQTLLEISIMKISGGHRGAESSSTVSIAAEAGGRLPQGDLFAQMTQKLQQLEEQIASLVKSGVTGAAADSNARQAASAKVPVASAPSKKSGIKLDGYLKAAEGPETKAALMKWSQVLGDVKEKKITVHAWFVNGDLVSMLDDVVLVAFKNEMHRNTTEKPENKVIIEQVLTSVLGKPMRLLTIMRKEWDDAKNDAASSAPEVMELVADGEGNGTAVKEEWISEAIQLFGEELVTIKED
- a CDS encoding YbaB/EbfC family nucleoid-associated protein, with the protein product MNNMNQMMKQVKKMQEQMMKAQEELGTKMIEGTAGGGVVTVIINGHKKVQSIAIKPEAVDPDDVEMLQDLVLTAVNDAMSKAEEIANKDMGKFTGGMNIPGLF
- the recR gene encoding recombination mediator RecR, coding for MYYPEPIAKLIDAFSRLPGVGPKTAGRLAFHVLRMKEEEVIDFAKALVNVKRNLHYCSVCCNITDVDPCRICQDKSRDSSIICVVQEPKDLVALERTKEFEGYYHVLHGAISPMEGIGPDQIHIAELLKRLGDETVQELILATNPNIEGEATAMYLSRLIKPFGLRVTRIAHGLPVGGDLEYADEVTLTKAMEGRREL